TTCCTGCATAAATAGATAATTCTTCATCTTTTGGAGGTATTGTTAAACTTATTGTAAGCATACTGATGCTTGTAAACCCTGCGAGAAAAAGACATACACCTAAAATTGGTAAAGGTGCATAGAGTAAAGTTACAATTGAAGCAAAGCTTATTAATCCTAAAAAAGCGATTAAAAGTTTTCTATTTTTAATTTTATCCAAAATGAAACCTATTATAGGTCCAGCAAGGAAGAACCCTAAAGATAGAAAAGATGAAAAAGCTTTGTTAAGGCATTTCATTTCTAAAACTTTAGGCATCCAAGTAGCTAAGGTATCGTATGTTCCCATAGAAGCAATCATAAAGAAAAGTAAAACCCAAACTTTCTTGCTTTTAAAAACTTTCATAAACTCTTTAAGCTTAACGTTAGAAGTTGTTTTTAAGCTGGTTTTTGCAATAATCCACCAAAAACCGCTTATAACAATAGCTATGCATCCATACAGCAGTAAAACACTCTTCCAACTCATTAATTCAAGTAGGTAAGAAGTGAATCCAAGCGCTGTTGCATTACCAACAGCAAAACCTGAAATATAAACACCTGTTGATAAACCAACTCTTTCAGAAACCCAGTCCTTTATTAAAAGAGGCAAGCAAGGCAATACTACAGCCAACCCAATTCCAAGCAAAAATTGAGAAATAACAAGTTGTATATAGGTTTGAGATAAAGCTCTTAATACAGCTACTATACCAGAGAATGGTAAAGCTATTTTTAAGGCTTTAATGTAACCTATTTTATCGCTTATAAAACCCAAAAACAACCTAAAAATAATAAGGCTTATCATCGCAGCTGAAAATATAAAACCGAAACCAGCATAAGATAAATTCATCTCTTTCATAATTATTGTAGCCATAGGTGCTGTAGCAAACAATAGTAAATGAAGAAGAAAAGCAATTATAAATGAGAAAGAAACCATAACCCATTTATAATTTTTTAATTTTTTATTTATATTCATTAAACCTCAACCCAAAAAGTTTTAATCTATTAATATCGATTTAACGAATTCTTTAATAGATTTAGCTTTTCCAGCTTCATAAATTAATATCCATAGCGTTAAAATTCCAAAACTAAACTGTATAATTAAAGAGGCTTTAACCCAGTTATTAAATAACACTAGTTTATCAAAGCTTTCTTTGAGGAATGGTGTAAACACAGGGTTATAAGCGTGATGCAGGGAATCAATTAAAATATGAGAAACGCAACATAAAAAACCTAAAATAAAATCTCTAAAAGTTAACTTAAAAATGAAATCTTTAACATAATAATCGAATTTAAATAAATGCTTAATTAAAAGAAAAAATAATGGTGTTAAAGCTAAGGCTATTATTAAATCGATTGTAGCTGCCCCTAAAAAACTATGAAGGATCCCTCTGTTATAAGGAGGCGGAAAACCAAAGAAAAACATTAAAATAGATTCTAAATCTTGAACTGTTGAAGATAAAATTAAAAATAAAAAACAGGAACTTTTAAAACGTTTATGTAGAATATATGGAATAGGATAATGAAAAACTGTAAAGACCATTACTTATTACCATTATTTTTAAATTTTATTAATCACCTAGGGTAACATTGATTAGGATTTAATTTTAAACGTTCCCTTATATATAAGGGCCTTTATATTAAGGGACTTTAATATTCCTTATTAATGGTGAAAAACAGGATGAAAAATGTTGAGTTCAATATTGTTGGATGCTTCATGAAATTGCTAAATCTCTTGGGATGGTTGAAAATCTTCAAGCGATTTTAAATTTAATTGTTAAAAACACCTTTAATAAAGCTTTTAGATAAAAGATAAAAACATAACTAAAGCTGTAACATAATAATCAAGACGGAAAACACTTAACAACTTGTCTAAACACATAGGGTGAACATCTTCTAGTAACTCTTATTTCTCAAGCTTGAGTAAAACTCTTCATCTATATGGTTTACAATGATCCGCTTAACACGCCATAAAGCAACCCAAAAATTACGCTTCCAGCCCAAGCTATAACCATGTAAGTGGCTACAACCTTCCATTTAGCTATTCTTGAAACAGCTAGAGCATTAGCGAAATCGTAGGGTTGTCCCATAAGCCAAGCAAGCAATGCGCCTTTTGAAAGGATTATACCTTCTCTAACCCATATACCTCTTCCTAAAACTATTTCCACTAATGTTGGTGTATAAAGCGGTCCACCTACCACTGAAGCTAATAGCACACCATTAACTCCAGTTAAATACTTTTTTATTATCTCCTCTGGAAGAAAAGCTTCCAAATAGCTTACAGCAATTAAGCCTAATATAAAGTATGGTAAGATTTGCCTTGCTAAATATCCTCCAAACTTTAATGCAGCCCAAAGTCTTTCATCTAACGATGGTTTAACAATCTCAACTTTAGCTGTCGCTGAGGTTGCATTATTTATTTGATGCTCTTTTTCAACAGATTTTCCCCATGAAGTTTTAGATATCGCTATACCAGCAACTAAAGCTATCGTGGCGGAAGCTATAACTCGAACGCCTGCAAGCTCCCATGATATAAGCTCGCCTGTAAGCAAAATTGCGAGGATATTAGATGCTGGAGCCATTAAAAGGAAAGTTATTGCTGGTCCTATGCCTGCTCCAGCATATAGGATTCCACCGAAAAGTGGCACCATTGTGCATGAGCAAACAGTTAGAAAAGGCGCCATTCCAAGAGCAAGCCCGTACCCTAAAGCTTTGCTGCTTCCCATATATTTTGTAATTGCTTCTTTTGGTACAAACTCGTATATTAAACCTGCAGTCGTAAAGGCGAATAGTAAGCATATTGTTCCATGGCTGAAATAATCATATAAATAAACTATTGGAATTTGCCATAATGGATAGCCACGAAGCTTAATAGGCGAAGTTGTAGGCGCTAGTGAATATGCTTTTACACGGCTATAGATTAAAAGTCCAAAAACAACCGTTATGAAAGCTAAGATTACACAGGCTTTAATAGCTTTTTTTATTTTTTTCCATTCATTTTTTTCACCTTTTATTTAACCGCTTCCATCACCATTTTTTCCAATTCTTCTTGCTTTGGAATTCGTCCCATAACTTTAACTGTATCGTTTATGGCTATAGCTGGAGAAACTAAAACACCATATTTTTGAATTACATCTTTCGACATTATGTTGACTCTTTCGATGTTTACTATTACGCCAACTTGCTTAAGCTTTTCAGCCACTTTTTCCGCAGTTTTTTTGACTGCTTGACATCGCATGCAAGGCGGTTCAGGCCCAATAACTTCCAGTTTAACTTCTTTCATGACGTTTTCCCCTCGAAGGAATAAGAAGGGTAAATAGCAATATTTAAATATTACTATAGATTTATAATTCAATAAGTGTATTCAACAATGAAAAACTTAAGGTTTAAGGCTAAAGTGTTTAAGGCCCTATCAGATCCTGTAAGGCTTGAAATTCTAGAATACTTGCGCAACGGCGAAAAATGCGTCTGCGAAATAATTCCACATATTGGGATATCTCAACCGCTGGTCTCCAGACATCTAGCCATATTAAAAAGTTGCGGGCTTGTAAAAGATAGGCAAGAGAGGAACAAAAGATTCTATTTCGTAACAAATCCAGCGATATTCAAAGTAATTGACGCTATAAATAATGAGTTGTTAAACGCGCTTATAAAGCATGTTGTTGAACAAATAGCCTAAGGTGATAAATTTGGTTGTTAAGATTGAAGCTTTCACGGCTGAACCTCCATGTGCAGGCTGCCTAAAACTCTTGGAATATGTAGATTTGATTAAGACAAAATACGGCGAGAAAGTGGAAGTGATAAAAGCATATTGGACCATGCGAAGAATTTAACAAATATGGCTTAACAGTTGTTCCAGCTGTAGTCTTCAACGAAGGTAAAATAAAGATTATGGGTGTATGCCCAAGCCTTCAAACAATTGAAGCGGCTCTTAAAGAAATGGGGGTGTAAACATGCCAGTAAAAGTTGAAATCTTCACCTCTGAGCCACCATGCTCAGGTGGAAGACTACTACTCAAACTTATAGAGAAAATCAAAGAGGAGTATAAGGATAAAATCGAGATTGAAATTTATCGTGGAATAAACCCGAAACTAAGCGAGTATGGCATAACTGCAAGCCCAGCCATAGTCATTGACAAAGATATACGCATAATAGGAATTTGCCCAAGCGAAGAAACATTCAAAGAAGCCTTAAGAGAAAGTGGTGTTTAAATGCTTGAAGATGGAGAATGGCAAGAGGGTATGCCAACTCATAAGAACATGCTTTTCTCATGTTTTGGCGGTTTATCCAACACTGGATTAACAAGTGCATTAGCCTGTTTAGAGGTAGTTAAGGAGCTTGGCTTAGAAAAGGTGGCTATTGGTTGTCTACCATCGGTGCCTCTTTGTGTAAAGCCTGTTTTGAGCAAAGCTAAAGCTGCAAAGAAAATAATAACTGTGGACGGTTGCCCATTTGAATGCGCAAGAAAAACCATAGAGGCTGCTGGCTTCAAGATAGCGAAAAGCATTGTGCTTACCAGGGATATAGGTATGAAAAAGACGGCTCTGCATACGGATATTGGCAAGGGTTTAGGCATTGAAAAATACATTTCCCAAGAAGACATAAAGAAGGCTAAGGAATTGATTATAAAGGCGATTATGGAGAAATGAGCGAAGATTTTGAGGAACTTTTATTTGCGGGCATTCTTATCAGAAAAATTGAGATTAAGGAGATTTCGCCTTGCACAGCTGATCCTGAAAGAATTAAGTTTTTGGCGCAGGCTGACAAGCCTTTAGAAGATGTTTTACCAATTCTTTATTTGGCTATTCCAAACGCTAAATATTCTGAAAAGCTCGGTGTATTAACCTATATGCATCAGCAGCATTTAGTAACAATTTTTGCTAATGGTAGGATTGGAATGACCTATGTTAAAGACAGAAATGAGGCAAACCAGCTTGTTGAAGAGGCTAAGCGATTGATAAACCGCGCCTTCATATACCTAAAAACCCATGGAAAACCAAGCCAAGAAATGATTCAAGCTAAAAATGAGCTAACACTAGTAAAGATTTACGAGCTGTTGCCGAAAACGAACTGCAAAATGTGCGGGGAACAAAGCTGCTTCGCTTTTGCGGTCAAACTTTTAAACGAAGAAAAAACGCTTCAAGACTGCCCACTATTGGGGTCTAAAGAGTACGGAGCCTTCAAGTTTCAAATAGAGAGAATGATGAATCCCATTAAACTTAAATAGCATGTCTTCTAAAAAAGTTTTACAAGTGGTAATCTATACCAACGTAAAGTTTTAAACCTATAAATATAAGAACCTTGAGGGTTGTTATCAAGTGAAATAACAGTTACTTTAATCTCTGGAAGATGGTTTTTCAAGAAATATAAGCAAGAGAAATGCTAGACAACGATTATTAAAAGAAGGATGCGCTTCATAAACACTGTTTCTGCAGACGATAAAAGATAGCTAATTACCATAAAGCTCATAACGCCTCCTCTAAACTCGAAAAAAGATAACGAAAAGTCCTAAACTTTACCGCAAAAGCGATTCAATTTAAAAACATCTAAATTAAAAAGTAATTTCTTAACTGTTAACCTCGGGAGAAGAAATTAAACATTTAACTTCCCCGTTAAGAATACTAATAGAAAAGACAAGACTAATTTAATGGAGTTCAAAGCCAGAATTAATCTTGTTGCTCATTCTTGAATAAAGAAGAATGCATTTGAATTAAAAACATGAAATTTGAAGCTTGCTGAGAAAAGTTTATATCTGCTTTTTGAAGTTTTATAAGGTTTAAGGCAATGAAGCTCGCCTTTAACCGCCCTTTGCTTCTGCATGTGCAGGGGCTGATACCTTCTACTAATATTCGATAAAAGAAGAGATGTTAAGGTTTGTGGAAGGGGCGGTTTAAACGTGGTTTATTTTTGAAAGATGATGATGTGACCATAAAGAAAATTATTAATATTAACGTGGAGGAGAATGACTTGCGTAAAGGGGGTATTTTACTTTTTAAAAATAATTGGTTTATAGATTTTTGGAATAAACGTATTGTTGAGTATGTTGTTAGTCGGCAGAATGAAGATGGTGGATACACTTTCTGTCAAGGTACAGAATCAAATGTGCAGGATACATATTATGGATTAGCAATTTTAGATTTGTTAAATGTTTCTTTTCCAAATATTGAAAAGACTATTGAATGGTTGCATGGTTTTATTCCAGATACTCTTTATTCACATTACTATGTAGCTAAAGCCCTAGATTTATGCGGTGAAAAACCAGATAAGGAAAGTTTAAAAAACTTTATTCTTTCTCTACCAGTGGTTAATGGCAAGTTTGAACCCATTAATACTTATATTGAGGTTGCTTCAGAATTTTTATCTATATTCATGACAATTGAGCTTGTTAACATTGCTTGTATGGAAGTTAACCGTGAAAAGATTATAGATTGGCTGTTAAACTTCAAGAATAATGATGGGGGTTTTGGGGTTTATGGGTATTCGAATTTGAATTCTACTTATTATGCTGTAGCTTCACTTTTTAATTTAGGTTATCCAGTTAAGTCACTTAAGGAAACTCTAGCTTATGTTAGAGCATGCGAAAAACCTTATGGAGGTTTCAGCGCAGTACCTAACAGCTCTTCAATATTTATGGAGCATATATATTATGGAGTGGAAACACTTAATCTTCTCGATGAAAGCTTGCGGTATCCAAAACAAACAGTTGAATTTATCTTAAAATGTCAAAATGCAAATGGTGGATTTGCAAGGTCGCATATTGGAATATCCACTTTTGAAGATACCTTCTATGCTGTAAGCATTATCCAAAAAATAGTTGGTAGAGGATAAGTGAAACAGTATTGAAAGAAAAAAATATTTTAACCATAACAATTCTTGAAGGAATGGAAAAATCAGAGGCGCATCCACTGTGCTATCTTTGGACTAAAAGGGAAAAGAGTTATGTAAAAACAAGTGCTTACAAATGAGGTAGTAATGGGTTCTGAGTTTAGGAAAAAAGGTAGTAGCTGCCAGAGGTTTTTGTAACCGTCATGCATATATGCTATATCAAGCTATTAATGAAAGTGGAATTGAAGATGGTTTAGAGTATGCTCTTTATATGAAAGATGTTATTGAAAAATTGGGAAAACAACTTTCTTCCCTACGTACAAATTTACTTAATGCTTCTAAACCCCCCAGGAAGGCAGAATGTTGTTTCGGAAAAAATCAAGTATTATCGCGTTAAATGATTTGGTAAAACGCTTAATAAAACATGAAACTCAAAGACAACAATTTCCAATATGTGAATACTTATGGTTAATGGACCAAATATATTTGCATACGTTTGCTCAGATGCTTGATGATGAAGACTTCAGAAAAGATTTCAGTTCATCAAAAGGGCTTTGTATTCCACACTTCGTATCTGCTATACAAATGACTCGTGTAATGAAACTTAAAAATCCAATTTATATAATCCAAACCCTTCTTGATATTGAAGTAAAACAGTTTCAATTAATAGAAAACCTTCTATCAGAATTTATAAGAAAACAAAGCTGGAACTTTAGAAGTGAACCTGCTGGACCAGAAGTAAAAGCAAACTTTCTTGCATTAAACTCTTTAGTTGGTGCAAAAGGATTTTACATGAGGAAAATAAATCTTTAGTCAATTAATTTTTAGGAAAAAGAGTGAAAACCCACCATTCTAAGAATATTTCTAAATAATTCAACTTAAAAATTCAAAGCTTATGTTGCAATAAGTAATCTTAATGAAAGTGATGTGATGGTAAAGATGTTGAAACGTGGGATAGCTAACTCCTGAGCATATTAAATAAATCAAATGAAGTGTTTAGAGACTATACTAGTGAAGATTAAACAATTAAAAGGAAGGTTACGGAACAATTTAATAAAAAAGCTTTTAAACGTACTATAACCGTTTTTAATGGAAAAATATATCAACAATCACTTTACCCTAACTTGAGAAGAAAGCTAGAAAAGGCTAACGTCAGCGTTAGCGGATACCATATATTTACAAGTAAATTCCCCCTCATTAAGAAGCATATAATTTTTATTTAAGGATTCATCTATACTGATGAATTCACCTAATATTACGCTTCATTAGTTTAACAATTTTTAAGAGATTAAAGCAATTTGGTTGCTTAAACATGGTATTCGAACTAATTTATGGAGCAATAAAGAAAAACAACCTTTATTTATATTAAACATCAAATTCTTATATTCTAGGTGATTGTATGTTTAAGCGTACAACCATACTCCTTGAACAAGAGATTTACAAGAAGCTTATTGAGGAAAGCTTAAGAAAGTATGGAACTACAAAAGCAATATCCAGAGTTTTAAATGAATTGCTTAAGAATGCTTTTAAGGGTGAAGCGGAAGTTTTAAATCTTCTTCTATGTGAGAAGGTTGCAAGAACAACTGTTAAGGAGTTCGAAGAATTTCGCAGGGGGTTATCTAAAAGGTTAGAGTCATGATTCTAGACGCTACATACCTATTACCTCTTGCGCGGATTGCCATAGACCTTGATTTATTGGATGCAATAGCTAAAGGAAAAACTAGTTTAAAGCTTGAGGAGATAACAGTAAGCTTAATCTCTATATTTGAGCTTCAAATGAAAGCTGCAAAGCTTATGGTTCCAACTGAATTTGTAGTTAAAGCTACAAATGCGATATTTAATGCTTTTAAAGTTGAATCTTTTTATAACACTGAAATAATTAAAGTTAGCTACAAGCTAAAGAAGTTAATTCCAGATTACATAGATTGTGTCATAGTAGCTACAGCTATTATACTAAAGGAAAGCTTAATTACTGAAAACTCTTTAATTTTAGTTAATGCTGAAGTGATAAAAAAAGGAGTACGGTGTAAACGTGTTAAGCTTTAAGGATGTTGTCAAATAGATTGAAACTCCAAAATTTCCATTATAAGGGTTTGTCTAAGGTAAGCTTTCTTTTCATTCTGCCTGGGTAATTCTCAATTGTATATATTCTATCTTTCTTTATGAAGCTTTAGAAGCTATAAAGCTTCATCTTTTAGCTTCATCCCTTTGGAATGCTAAAACATGCGGCATGCATTAAAGGCTCTTTAAGATCATGGTTATAATTAATTAAGGTAATAACTAGGTTTAAAACGTTTTTAAGTAATGAAAATCTTTAACAGGAATAAATTCAGTTTTAAATTTTATCAATAAAGTTAGAAATAACTTAATAATTGTATCGATTCTTAAATTTAGCTGCTAAATGGTTTAGCGATAAACTTGCAGCTGTTCTATTAGATAGAAATAAATAAAAGAATTAATCTAGTAAAATTTGAGGAGAATGATTCTGCGCAAGATTTTTTACTATTGTTTAACAGGGTTTCTTTTAGCTTTGATACTAGTTTTAGTTAATTCCTTTATTGTTGAACAGAAAATTGCTGTTAAACAGCTTACTGCTGAAAAAAATGAGCCTGAAGTGAAAGCGTTAATAAATAAGCCTTCTATAAATTTGATTTCGCAAGATTTTCCTTTATTAATTTATGCTTTAATAGCTGGTTTAACCGTTTATTTAATTGTTAAGCATTATTATGTTAAAGAAGATTTAAAGTAAATTAGCGGTTTATTCGTTAAGCCTTGTTAAAGCGTTAAGGATTTCTTTACAGAAATATGGTAAATCATCTGGTTTTCTTGAGGTAATAATATTTCCATCAACAACTACCGGTTCATCTATAAAGTTTGCTCCAGCATTTTTTAAGTCTGTGGATATAGATTTATATCCTGTAACTTTTCTTCCCTTAATTACATCTGCTTCTATAAGCATTTGGGGTCCATGGCATATTGCAGCAATAATCTTTCCTTTTTTAAAAGCTTCTTTAATTAAATCAACAAGTTCTTTATTCATTCTCATTTTATCTGGTGCTCTTCCACCAGGAATAATGATTATATCATATTCATTTATGTTTAAATTTTTAGGAGATAAATTTGAAGTTACAGAAGTGCCTCTTTTCCCTTTATAAATTTTGTTAGCTTCAGAACCAATAAAATACACTTTAAATCCAGCTTCTTGAAGCCTATAATATGGATAAATTAATTCAACATCTTCAAATTCTTCATCAACAAAAATTAATGCTTTTCTCTTCAATTTGGAATCTTCCTCTTTTATTATAATGTAATTGCTCCTAAATTTAAAAATGTTTTTTAAGGAGAAATCTTTGATTTTTAAACTAAGGGGATTTAATTGTCGATTAAAATAGGAAAGATTATGGATATAGAAATTAAACTTCATTACACTTGGTTAATAATTTTCTTTTTTATTACTTGGAGTATAGCTTTAGGGTATGCGCGTTTTCAATATTTAAATCTTCCATCAATCTTTTATTGGATTATAGGTGTCGCAACAGCTTTTATAGTTTTCTTCTCAGTTCTTATTCATGAGCTTTTTCATTCATTAATAGCTAAAAGGAAAGGTTTACATGTTCCAAGAATTACTTTATTTATTTTTGGTGGTGTAGCTGAAATAGCTGAAGAACCTAAAAATCCTAGTGTTGAACTTAAAATGGCTGCAGCTGGACCATTATCCAGCTTAATGGTTGCTATGGTTTTTGCTTTAGGATGGTTCTCTTCACGCCTTTTAAATCTTTCGCCCTTAATTAAAGCTCCTTTACAATATGGATTTACAATAAATTTAATGCTTGCTTTATTTAATTTAATTCCAGCTTTTCCAATGGATGGTGGAAGAATATTTAGAGCAATTGTTTGGAAAAAAACAAACGACATCGTTAAAGCTACTAGAACTTCAGCTTTAGTTGCGGAAGGTTTCTCATATATGTTTATGGTGTTTGGTTTTATATGGTTGTTTTTCGGTGCTTTAATGAATGGGTTATGGTTAATTTTTATAGGATGGTTCCTTAAAAGTGGAGCTGAAACGAGTTTAAAACAAACAATAATTGCTCAAGCTTTAGGGAAAGTTAAGATTAAAGATATTATGAGTTCTCCAGTTTGCTCAGTTAATTCAAATAATTCTTTGAAGGAAATTGTTGAAAACTGTTTTTACAAATATAAGCATGGCGGATTTCCAGTTGTTGATAATGGGGAATTAAAAGGAATAATTACTTTGGAAGATTTAAGGAAGATCCCAAGAGAGGACTGGGATAAAACATTAGTTAAACAAGTAATGACTCCTGCAGAAAAAATTTTAACAGTTAAACCTGATGAGCCTGCTTTAGAAGCTTTAATAAAAATGTCTGCTTTTAAAATTGGTAGGCTTCCCGTTATAGATAGGGGGAATGTTATTGGAATAGTTACTAGAAGCGATATAATTCATGCGATAAGAACCAGAATAGAATTAGGTGGTAATTAACAAGGTTAATTTAAAGATGTATATGAAGATTTTTAGTTTTTAAAGCGGTTTCCTTAATCACTTCAGATAATGTTGGATGAGCGTAAATCATATCTGCTAAATCCTCTATTGTAGCTTCAACCTTCATGGCTAATGCAATTTCATGAATTAATTCACTAGCATTTAAACCTATAATTTGCGCTCCTAAAATTTCTTCAGTTTCTTTCTCAAAAACAATTTTTACTACGCCTCTAGTTTCTCTAAGAGTTTCAGCTCGTCCATTAGCTGAAAAAGGAAATAAAACAGTTTCAACAGAGTTAAATTCCTTTTTAGCTTGTTTTTCAGTTAAACCTACAAAAGCTGCTTCAGGCCAGCTGTAAATACACCTTGGAACAATTCTATAATCTATTTTAGAGTTTAATCCCATAGCATTCTCAGCTGCTATAATTCCTTCTTGCATGGCTGTATGCGCTAACATGAATCCACCAGTAACATCTCCAACAGCATATACTCCTGGAACATTTGTTTCCATTTTATCATTAACTAAAATTTTTCCCCCTTCCACTTTTACATTAATATTTTCTAAACCAATATTTTCTATTAGAGGTTTTCGTCCAGAAGCTATAAGAATAGCTTCTCCTTGAATTATTTTATTTCCCTCAAGTGTTGAAACATAAACAATTTTTCTTTCATTTTTATCTTCAATCTTCAAAGCTTTCGCATTTACATATGTTTTTATACCATTTTCTTGCATTAATTGATTTAAATACTCCGTAATTTCCTCATCTTCTCCAGGGAGAATATGAGGCATCATTTCCACTAAACATGTATCTACATTTACACCATTAAATATTGTAGCAAATTCTACTCCTACAGCTCCTCCCCCAATTACTACTATACTTTCTGGAGAATTCTCAAGTTTTAAAGCATCATCAGTAGTTAAAACATTTTTCCCATCTACTCCTGGAATAGGAGGTTTTAATGGTAATGAACCTGAAGCAATAATGAGTTTTTCAGTATTTACTTCTCCCCTTTCTAATCCAGAAACTTCAATAACTCCATGTTTTTTAATTCTTCCGAAACCATGAATAACTTTTACACCTTTTTTCTCCATTAAAATAGAAAGTTTCTCAGAAATTTTATTACCAATAGAATTAGCTTTATTTAAAGCTTCTTTAAAATTCAACTTAAGATAATTAACATCAATATTGAATTCATTACTTTTCCTTAAAAAATTATAAACTTTAACTGTTTCTAATAGCGCTTTAGTTGGTATGCATCCTTTATTAACGCATGTTCCACCAAGTTTTTCATGTTCTATTAAAGCTACTTTACCGCCTAATTGAGAAGCTCTTACAGCAGCTACATACCCTCCTGGACCGCCCCCCAAAACAGCAACATTAACTCTTTCTTTAAACAAAAATTCTTCACCTCATTTAACAAAAATTAACGATACTTTTATAAAATACTCTTATTAAACTAAAGATAATTAAGGTTAATTATTGAAAAGAAGGGGATTAAAACTTTTGCCTTATTATTGTTTAGAATGTGGAGGAGCATTACTTTACGATCAAGAATTAAAATGTTACGTATGTAGAAGTTGCGGTTTAACATTTACTATTCAACAGCTTTTAGAAAGAAATGAAAAAAAATTAATTGAAGAAAATGATAAAAGAAAACGGCAAAAAGAATATTTAAAATGGTGGTCTTCAAAAAAAGTTTAAAACGTAAAAATGGATTGTAGTGTTGAATTAATCTGCATTGGAAACGAATTGTTAATAGGGAAAATACTTAATAAAAATGCTCAATGGCTTTCTAAAGAAATAACAAAAATTGGTGGAATAATTACTAGAGAAACAACTATTGGTGATAATATTGATGAAATTGCATTAGCAATTAAAGAAGCTTTAAAAAGAAAACCAAAATTTATATTAACTTCTGGAGGGTTAGGGTCAACCCCAGATGATTTAACTTTAAAGGGAGTGGCTAAAGCTTTAAAAAAACCTTTAAAATTAAATAAAACCGCTTTTTTATTCTTGAAGAAAAGCTATTCAAGATTAAATAATGAAGAAAAAATTAAGTTAAATAAGGCAAAACTTAAAATGGCGATTCTACCTGAAGGTTCAACTCCGTTATATAACCCTATGGGAACGGCACCAGGCGTGTTAATTAAGTATAGAGGAACAACATTGATTTGTTTACCTGGAGTGCCTAAGGAATTAAAAGCAATCTTTAAAAAAGAAATTTTAAAGTTAATTTTAGAAGAAACTCATGGAAAAAAATTTTTTGAAGAAAGCATTATGATTAGGGGTGTTTTTGAATCTGAAATATCTTATTTAATAAATAAATTTAAACATAAGTATCCTGAAATCTATTTGAAATCTCATCCAAAAGGTGGAAAGAAAATTGGTGAATCTCTATTAGAGCTTCATTTTTCAACTTTTTCTCAGAATGAAAATGATTGTAAAGAAAAGATTTTAACTGCTATAACAAACTTTATAAAAATGTTAATAAATAAAAAAGACCGCTCAAGAACCCGAGTTAAAAATCATTGAAGCTCATTTTCTAGCCTGCTCTTCACAGCGGTCCAT
This is a stretch of genomic DNA from Candidatus Bathyarchaeota archaeon. It encodes these proteins:
- a CDS encoding site-2 protease family protein; its protein translation is MSIKIGKIMDIEIKLHYTWLIIFFFITWSIALGYARFQYLNLPSIFYWIIGVATAFIVFFSVLIHELFHSLIAKRKGLHVPRITLFIFGGVAEIAEEPKNPSVELKMAAAGPLSSLMVAMVFALGWFSSRLLNLSPLIKAPLQYGFTINLMLALFNLIPAFPMDGGRIFRAIVWKKTNDIVKATRTSALVAEGFSYMFMVFGFIWLFFGALMNGLWLIFIGWFLKSGAETSLKQTIIAQALGKVKIKDIMSSPVCSVNSNNSLKEIVENCFYKYKHGGFPVVDNGELKGIITLEDLRKIPREDWDKTLVKQVMTPAEKILTVKPDEPALEALIKMSAFKIGRLPVIDRGNVIGIVTRSDIIHAIRTRIELGGN
- the lpdA gene encoding dihydrolipoyl dehydrogenase; its protein translation is MFKERVNVAVLGGGPGGYVAAVRASQLGGKVALIEHEKLGGTCVNKGCIPTKALLETVKVYNFLRKSNEFNIDVNYLKLNFKEALNKANSIGNKISEKLSILMEKKGVKVIHGFGRIKKHGVIEVSGLERGEVNTEKLIIASGSLPLKPPIPGVDGKNVLTTDDALKLENSPESIVVIGGGAVGVEFATIFNGVNVDTCLVEMMPHILPGEDEEITEYLNQLMQENGIKTYVNAKALKIEDKNERKIVYVSTLEGNKIIQGEAILIASGRKPLIENIGLENINVKVEGGKILVNDKMETNVPGVYAVGDVTGGFMLAHTAMQEGIIAAENAMGLNSKIDYRIVPRCIYSWPEAAFVGLTEKQAKKEFNSVETVLFPFSANGRAETLRETRGVVKIVFEKETEEILGAQIIGLNASELIHEIALAMKVEATIEDLADMIYAHPTLSEVIKETALKTKNLHIHL
- a CDS encoding competence damage-inducible protein A, coding for MDCSVELICIGNELLIGKILNKNAQWLSKEITKIGGIITRETTIGDNIDEIALAIKEALKRKPKFILTSGGLGSTPDDLTLKGVAKALKKPLKLNKTAFLFLKKSYSRLNNEEKIKLNKAKLKMAILPEGSTPLYNPMGTAPGVLIKYRGTTLICLPGVPKELKAIFKKEILKLILEETHGKKFFEESIMIRGVFESEISYLINKFKHKYPEIYLKSHPKGGKKIGESLLELHFSTFSQNENDCKEKILTAITNFIKMLINKKDRSRTRVKNH